In Deltaproteobacteria bacterium, a genomic segment contains:
- a CDS encoding argininosuccinate synthase, which yields MEKVVLAYSGGLDTSVILKWLIERDYEVIAYIADVGQQEDFEAARKKAERIGAAKVYVDDLKKEFVKDFIFAALKGSALYEGRYLLGTSIARPVIAKGQVRVARQEKAEFVSHGATGKGNDQVRFELGYYALHPGIRVIAPWKTDAFLSQFEGRSDLIKYAEQHGIPVEATKSAPYSMDANLMHISYEAGVLEDPKARPPQGMFRMTADPKDAPNAPTNLAVHFTAGIPTKVVNLDDGTTKEDALELFCYLNEVGGKNGVGRVDMVENRFVGIKSRGVYETPGGTILFKAHQDLESITLDREVFRIKEELSLKYAQLIYNGFWFSPEAEFLRSIFDKCQGAVNGIVYVELYKGNANIVGRESENSLYNQELSSMDVEGSYDQKDAEGFIRVNSIRLRGCFKNILN from the coding sequence ATGGAAAAAGTTGTCTTAGCTTATAGTGGAGGTCTAGATACCTCGGTAATTCTAAAGTGGCTAATCGAGCGCGATTATGAGGTTATTGCTTATATTGCCGATGTCGGCCAACAAGAGGATTTTGAAGCGGCGCGCAAGAAAGCCGAGCGCATAGGTGCTGCTAAGGTTTATGTCGACGATCTTAAAAAAGAATTCGTAAAGGATTTCATTTTTGCGGCCCTAAAGGGCTCAGCTCTCTACGAAGGGCGTTATTTGCTAGGCACCTCTATCGCCAGACCGGTAATTGCCAAGGGGCAGGTAAGAGTCGCGCGCCAAGAGAAAGCTGAATTTGTTTCTCATGGTGCTACGGGAAAAGGTAACGATCAGGTGCGCTTTGAATTGGGCTATTATGCACTTCACCCAGGCATCAGAGTAATCGCTCCCTGGAAGACCGATGCCTTCTTGAGCCAGTTTGAAGGCCGCAGTGACTTAATTAAATATGCCGAACAACACGGTATTCCCGTTGAGGCTACTAAATCTGCTCCTTACAGCATGGATGCAAACCTCATGCACATTAGCTATGAGGCAGGTGTTCTCGAGGATCCAAAAGCTAGGCCGCCGCAGGGAATGTTTCGCATGACGGCCGATCCCAAAGATGCGCCGAATGCGCCAACAAACCTAGCGGTTCACTTTACCGCGGGAATCCCCACCAAGGTGGTGAATCTTGACGACGGCACTACTAAAGAAGATGCACTTGAACTGTTTTGTTATTTAAATGAGGTGGGAGGTAAGAACGGTGTTGGGCGCGTAGATATGGTGGAAAATAGATTCGTGGGAATTAAGTCGCGAGGCGTCTATGAAACCCCCGGAGGCACTATCCTGTTTAAAGCGCACCAAGATTTAGAGTCGATTACCTTAGATCGCGAAGTATTTCGCATTAAAGAGGAATTGTCCCTAAAATATGCCCAACTTATATACAATGGATTTTGGTTCTCACCTGAGGCGGAATTTTTGCGCTCTATTTTTGATAAGTGTCAGGGTGCGGTTAATGGCATTGTGTATGTGGAATTATATAAGGGCAATGCCAACATCGTAGGGCGCGAATCGGAAAATTCGCTTTACAATCAGGAGCTCTCAAGCATGGATGTAGAGGGTTCTTACGACCAAAAGGATGCTGAGGGCTTTATTAGAGTTAATTCCATAAGGCTTAGGGGTTGCTTTAAGAATATCCTAAATTAA